From the Malaclemys terrapin pileata isolate rMalTer1 chromosome 13, rMalTer1.hap1, whole genome shotgun sequence genome, one window contains:
- the LOC128848046 gene encoding olfactory receptor 14A16-like, translated as MPNRTTVTEFLLLGFSDFQELQILHFVVFLLIYLAALVGNILIFMVLAFDHHLHTPMYFFLMNLSVLDLGSISVTVLKSMANSLMNTKSISYAGCVAQVFFLLFLLGADFSLLTVMAYDRYVAICQPLQYEEMMNRRACVLLAVGAWMSGILYSVLHTGNTFALTFCGGNMVGQFFCEIPQLLKLTCSDPYLSEVGVLAFTVCLVLGCFVFIIVSYVQIFKSVLRIPSEQGRHKAFSTCLPHLTVVSLFVCTASFAYLKPTSSSPSALDLVVAVLYSILPPIMNPIIYSLRNKEMKAALRRLTGCR; from the coding sequence ATGCCCAACCGAACCACTGTGaccgagttccttctcctgggattctctgattttcaggagctgcagattttgcactttgtgGTGTTTCTACTGATTTACCTGGCAGCCCTGGTGGGGAATATTCTTATCTTCATGGTCCTAGCCTTCGAccaccaccttcacacccccatgtacttcttcctgatgaatctgtCCGTCCTAGACcttggctccatctctgtcaccGTTCTCAAATCCATGGCCAACTCCCTCATGAACACCAAGTCTATTTCCTATGCTGGATGTGTTGCCCAAgtatttttcctcctcttcttgcTGGGAGCAGATTTTTCCCTTCTCACTGTCATGGCGTACGACCGATATGtcgccatctgccaaccactgcaaTATGAGGAAATGATGAACAGGAGAGCTTGTGTCTTACTGGCTGTTGGTGCCTGGATGAGTGGGATTCTCTACTCTGTGCTACACACTGGGAACACATTTGCATTGACCTTCTGTGGAGGCAACATGGTCggtcagttcttctgtgaaatcccccagctgcTGAAGCTCACCTGCTCTGACCCATATCTGAGTGAAGTTGGGGTTCTTGCCTTTACTGTGTGTTTAGTCTTAGGCTGCTTTGTTTTTATCattgtgtcatatgttcagatcttcaaatcagtgctcaggatcccctctgagcagggccggcataaagccttctccacctgccttcctcacctcactGTGGTCTCCTTGTTTGTTTGCACTGCCTCCTTTGCCTACCTGAAACCCACGTCCAGCTCCCCATCTGCTCTGGATCTTGTGGTGGCTGTTCTCTATTCCATATTGCCACCAATCATGAATCCAAttatctacagcctgaggaacaaggagatgaAAGCTGCCCTGAGGAGACTGACTGGGTGTAGGTAA